The Salvia miltiorrhiza cultivar Shanhuang (shh) chromosome 2, IMPLAD_Smil_shh, whole genome shotgun sequence DNA window GAACATATGGCAGTGAACTCATGAAAGCTAATGCTTGGCATCATAGTGCAGATGCTATCTAATTAGTAGTTGCTTTCATTTGAGTTGGTAAATATTTTgctttacatttattttatttttaaaattggcCATTCAAGTCTAATGTATGTTTTGGTTCAAGTTTTATGCGAGCAAACCTTTTGAATTAGAATTTGAATGCTCAtgccttatttttttattggaaAGAGAATTATGCAATCCATCTAGCTTAATTTTACAAGAATATCATAATAATCGGCAATCCATTTTGcagtcaaattaaattaattttctttgtCTAACTTCATTTTACAAGAATATATCGTAATAGACAGCGATCCATTTTTcggtcaaattaaattagtatttctttatctttaGGCGTAAAGAATAATTAATATTAGAATTAACTCTCCAAAACTCCAAGACAAAACGCAGAAGACATAAGTGACTTAAATCAATTTCGATGGAGCATTTTTGCAGGACAATAgctttaaaattatatatatatatatatatatatatataattattttattttttaacttatcTATTCTAGGGCTGGCAATTTTCGACACGACACGAAATTAATAGGTTAGTAACACGCACGATATGGTTCGGGtccttatcgggtcgacctgataattTCGTGTCGGGTTTGGGTAACCCGatagaattaattttttatttttaattttttattcctGATTTCTTTCTATGCTTTAGTTTAgcctttattaaatatttacttgtattttttttattattttgggcAAATCAGATCAGGTTGTTATCAGATCAGCTCCAAATTCGTGTTGTTATCGGGTTAtaatcagatcgtgtcgctATCGTGTTGTGTCAACACGCTTTGAATCGTGTTGTTATCgggttcgtgtcgggttcgggtttAGATAAATCATGTCGGGTTCGAGCATTCCCTTAATAGGTCGTGTTCGAATTTGGCCTTATCAAGTCGGGTcgatatcaggtcgacccgataacgaTCCGACCCGCACGATTTGCTAGCCCTAATCTATTCTCTCCTCTTTGTGTGGGTGGGTGTGGCAGCCAACTGCGGCTACTCAAACCACTATTGAAAAAGGCCATCAATTTGTgcttattttgttgaatcttttgCTAAATTATTCTAAAAATTACTGTTTCTCGACTTTGTTAAAGAAAGGCTCCAAGATCATACCACTGCTGCATGAACTCGATTTTGGCATTTGTggaaaactaaattaaatttatgcACTTTTGTTGCTAAATATTTATCTGACATGACTTGTAATATATAAAGGAGTTTTTTCCTTTCAACattttatgttttcaaattcGGATTTTCATTAAGTAATTGATGCGGATTAAACATATTTGCATTTGGTTgtgtttaaatttatatttatttatttatttattgaaacaTATCGTTTAATTCGAtgctcgccgtgcatcgcacgggaggacACACTagtttgcataattctagagtgattttgaccttaacttttagacgttgaataaacctgtgagattttgagctataactgtttatcatacacattttattctttgttgtgagtttgtcatgcatgtggtgatcttctagaacttgccatggtttctgtgtcaaggttgctgttgtgcccaggattatgagatgattttaggccatcttttgttagccacaatttttcccaaacactgtccttgaaaaatttatcctttcgtcggaacaatttttctctgcaactttggaaatattgaaaaaaatttctcacagtgaaggctgtggagagttgttagttgatgcagaaaaatcgtgaagacaacatggtataaatagacaagatgtgaaccatgtgagaagatgaaaagtttttcgaaaactgtgcctaaaaatatttttgaagaaaaattcacgtccgccgtcactgcgagggactgaaacttcaaaaagttgagagacatcattgcattctgtcatgtcaatgagcttttcaagaaattttatcacagaggcaaaaggttggaaagatttttggtaatagatcaggacaagttccattaaaacagattttcccttttataaatttttttccttctcagatattccattttccaacaatcagttaaagtttttgaaagaaactgatcagttagagaaaagtttttgaactaaaaacacaaaactctaaactgaaataactgattttaaaagtaagctttttaaaatacttactgatcaactgaacattgtagtcagttgataccacttgatcctggttgattcatcaggatgtctTCTTCTTTAGATGAGCGTtcagacttcattgctttccacgtcgtaGAATCAGTTGTTGGTGATATCAGTCAgtatgactgtttgagaaggtctttaaacacagcatcactcttcaaggttgatgaggccgatctttccacatagatcattgaacctctcttctggaagagccttggtcagcagatccgctctctgaacagcagtgggaatccattcgacagagatatttttattttcgacatgatcacggatgaagtgatgtcgaatagcaatatgcttaactctggtgtgatgaactggattctgggagattgcaatagcactggagctgtcgcaatagataggaacttcatTTTCGTCGATCCTATAGTCCTTtaattgatggactaaccacaggatttgtgagcagcagcttccggcagcaacatattcagcttcagttgtagaggtggcgactgaagtctgcttctttgaaaacaagggtatcatcaaaacaagggttaggatattccacaaggttcccaacagacATTATTGAGAGTATGGCTACCACGGGTTATCAATGGTCATCAGAAAGAGTTCAATTGAAGAAGGTCGCAGCTGCTCCCAATTCTAATCCTATGGCAttattttctactcagttggcAGAGCTGAGTGCGACAGTCACTACTTTGTCCGTTGGCAATCCCAAGTCAACTGTGAGAGACTCTTCAGGCATGGAAGACACCAATTACATCCATGgaagaaattatgggaattttcagcatGGGCAGTATGGCGGGAATCCATCTTACCATCCCAACAATAGGAATCACCCAAAATTTTCCTATTCCAATCCTAACAATGTTGTGCAACCTCCGCCGGGTTTATCcatttctagtgggggagtcatcCAAGAGCAAAAGAATGAGTCGATGGAAGATATGATGAAGCAGATTTTGGCAGAGGTGTCTGGGATGAAGACAACTGTGAATGCAAGGATGACCACTATGGAGACTCAAGCGGGTCAGCTGGGAAATAATTATTTAGCACTGTCCAAGCAAATGCAAATGATGGAGAATCAAATTGGTCATATGGCCAACCACGCAGCTGCGCTGAACACACCGAGcaaatttcctagcaacactgacaTCAATTCTAAAAATCAATGTAATGCTATTCACTTGAGGAGTGGAACTGAATATCAGAATCATCCAGAGCTGCAACAAGATAAAAGAAAAGATGCAGTGATTGAAGAGGAGGATGATGATTTGGAGAAGATAGCAGCTAATCAGTCGCCTACTCCTAAGGCGAGTTCGAGCATGCCTATTCCTGCTGCTGCTAAGGAGTCTGTTCCCGCTCCTATATTTCCCAGACCatagtacaagcctgtagcgcctttCCCACGTCGCCTGGAAAAGCCGAAGATGGACGAGAAGATGGCCAAGtttatggagatgttttcaaagcttcataTCAACATTCTATTACTTGATGCATTAAGAGATATgtcaggctatgccaagtttcTCAAGGAGGCagcctccaacaagaagaagttggggaaatatgagacgattaatctttccgaggaatgcagtgatgtgctacaaagaaagctaccattgaagcagaaggatcctggcagcttcaCCATCGCTTGTGTCATTGGAGGATAGAATTTCTCTCGCagtctttgtgatttaggggcaagcatcaatttgatgccccTCTCTATTTTCAATCGTTCGGAGATTGGAGACATCAAGCCTACTTCCATTTCTTTGCAGATGGATGATCGTTCGTTGACTTATTCGAAGGGggttgtggaggatgttctggTGTACGTGGAGcggtttatttttcctgcagatttcgtggTGTTGGACATGCCTAAGGaaaagaatactccattgattttAGGGCATCTCTTTCTAGCTACTGCCCGTGCTTTGATTGATGTGCAAGATGGAGATCTCACTTTCCAAGTCAATGATGAAAATATGACTCTTTCTATCTATGATGCTATGAAGAAGCCACCCGAGTCGCAGATTGAGGATTGTAGCTTGATTGAGACTTTAGCAGAGTTTCCTGCAGCTATAGAAGATCCCCTGGAGAAGGGCATCACACAGTCCTTATATCCTTAATCTGAGCATgatgaggcgtgtgatgagattttGGATTACATTGCTGAGCTGGAGGCCGTTGAGAGCCGTCCCATTGAGCCTGTTCCATTTTTGGATATTCACGAGCCTATTGATGGGGGGAAGCAAGCCGGTGGAGAAGGAAGTTGATACGTCTACGCCAACTGCAGCTGCACCTAAGCTAGAGCTGAAGCCGCTGCCCGAGCACTTGAGGCATCAGTTTTTGGATTAGGATGAGACTTTTCCTGTTATTGTgtctgcttatttatctccgttgCAGCTGAAAAAGTTGATGCGGGTTTTGAGGAAGTtcaagtctgctataggatggtctatttctgacatcaaaagaattagtccttctatttgcatgcatcgtattttgttggagcaggaatacaagcctaaggtgaAGCTACAAAGACGTTTGAATCCGGCTATGCAAGAGGTTGGGAGAAATAaggtgctcaagtggttggatgcaggcattatttatgccatctctgatagtgagtgggtgagcctgACTCAAGTTGTCTCCAAGAAtggaggcatgactgtggtgAGAGTTGAGAGAGATGAGTTGATAGCTACAAGGCTAGTCACAGGATGacgcgtgtgcattgattatcgagccttgaatgcagccacacgtaaggattaCTTTCTGGATGGTTGAccgtttattgatcagatgcttgaccgttAGGCAGGATATGAGTTCTATTGTTTtttggatgggtactcgggctacaatcaaatcatgatagccctggaggatcagcataagaccgcgttcacttgtccctatggcatctCTGCTTTTAGGAGAATT harbors:
- the LOC131008216 gene encoding uncharacterized protein LOC131008216, with product MPLSIFNRSEIGDIKPTSISLQMDDRSLTYSKGVVEDVLVYVERFIFPADFVVLDMPKEKNTPLILGHLFLATARALIDVQDGDLTFQVNDENMTLSIYDAMKKPPESQIEDCSLIETLAEFPAAIEDPLEKAEKVDAGFEEVQEYKPKVKLQRRLNPAMQEVGRNKRCEETSLVLNWEKCHFMVREGIILGHKVSAQGLEVDRAKIVAIEKLPPPTSVKSVRSFLGHAGIYRSFINDFSKLSKLLCALLEKDVKFVFTDEYLVSFEKLKAALISTPVLISLDWSAPFELI